Genomic segment of Caretta caretta isolate rCarCar2 chromosome 4, rCarCar1.hap1, whole genome shotgun sequence:
ctttgttgattttagctccctgaagccaaccctgtaagccgtgtcgtcagtcgcccctccctccgtcagagcaacggcagacaatcgttccgcgccttttttctgtgcggacgccataccaaggcaagcatggaggccgctcagctcactttggcaattaggagcacattaaacaccacacgcaaattatccagcagtatatgcagcaccagaacctggcaaagcgataccgggcgaggaggcgacgtcagcgcggtcacgtgagtgatcaggacatggacacagatttctctgaaagcatgggccctgccaatgcatgcatcatagtgctaatggggcaggttcatgctgtggaaagccgattctgggctcgggaaacaagcacagactggtgggaccgcatagtgttgcaggtctgggacgattcccagtggctgcgaaactttcgcatgcgtaagggcactttcatggaactttgtgacttgctttcccctgccctgaggcacatgaataccaagatgagagcagccctcacagttgagaagcgagtggcgatagccctgtggaagcttgcaacgccagacagctaccggtcagttgggaatcaatttggagtgggcaaatctactgtgggggctgctgtgatgcaagtagcccacgcaatcaaagatctgctgatatcaagggtagtgaccctgggaaatgtgcaggtcatagtggatggctttgctgcaatgggattccctaactgtggtggggctatagacggaacccatatccctatcttggcaccggagcaccaagccggcgagtacatagaccgcaaggggtacttttcgatagtgctgcaagctctggtggatcacaagggacgtttcaccaacatcaacgtgggatggccgggaaaggtgcatgatgctcgcatcttcaggaactctggtctgtttcaaaagctgcaggaagggactttattcccagaccagaaaataactgttggggatgttgaaatgcctatatgtatccttggggacccagcctaccccttaatgccatggctcatgaagccatacacaggcagcctggacagtagtcaggagctgttcaactacaggctgagcaagtgcagaatggtggtagaatgtgcatttggacgtttaaaggcgcgctggcgcagtttactgactcgcttagacctcagcaaaaccaatattcccactgttattactgcttgctgtgtgctccacaatatctgtgagagtaagggggagatgtttatggcagggtgggaggttgaggcaaatcgcctggctgctggttacgcgcagccagacaccagggcggttagaagagcacaggagggcgcggtacgcatcagagaagctttgaaaaccagtttcgtgactggccaggctacggtgtgaaagttctgtttgtttctccttgatgaaaccccccgccccttggttcactctacttccctgtaagctaaccacccgcccctcctcccttcaatcaccgcttgcagaggcaataaagtcattgttgcttcacattcatgcattctttattcattcatcacacaaatagggggatgactaccaaggtagcccaggaggggtggtggaggagggaaggaaaatgccacacagcactttaagcacagcactttaaaagtttacaactttaaaatttattgaatgactgccttcttttttttgggcaatcctctgtggtggagtggctggttggccggaggcctccccaccgcgttcttgggcgtctgggtgtggaggctatggaacttggggaggagggcggttggttacagaggggctgcagtggcagtctgtgctccagctgcctttgctgcagctcaaccatacactggagcatactggtttggtcctgcagcagcctcagcattgaatcctgcctcctctcatcatgctgccgccacatttgagcttcagccctctcttcagcccgccacttactctcttcagcccgccacctctcctcctggtcattttgtgctttcctgcactctgacattatttgcctccacgcattcgtctgtgctctgtcagtgtgggaggacagcatgagctcggagaacatttcatcgcgagggcgtttttttttctttctaagcttcactagcctctgggaaggagaagatcctgtgatcattgaaacacatgcagctggtggagaaaaaaaaagggacagcggtatttaaaaagacacattttataaaacagtggctacactctttcagggtaaaccttgctgttaacattacatacatagcacatgtgctttcgttacaaggtcgcattttgcctcctcccaccgcgtgactaccccctcaaccttctcccctccctgtggctaacagcggggaacagttctgtttagccacaggcaaacagcccagcaggaatgggctcctctgagtgtcccctgaagaaaagcactctatttcaaccaggtgaccatgaattatatctcactctcctgaggataacacagagagataaagaacgggtgttgtttgaatgccagcaaacatacactgcaatgctttgttctacaatgattcccgagtacgtgttactggcctggagtggtaaagtgtcctaccataaaggacgcaataaggctgccctccccagaaaccttttgcaaaggctttaggactacatctaggagaaccgcaaatgccagggcaaagtaatcctttcacatgcttgcttttaaaccatgtatagtattttaaaaggtacactcaccagaggtcccttctccgcctgctgggtccaggaggcagccttgggtgggttcggggggtactggctccaggtctagggtgagaaacagttcctggcggtcgggaaaaccggtttctccgcttgcttgctgtgagctatctgcaacctcctcctcatcatcatcttcttcgtccccaaaacctgcttccgtattgcctccatctccattgaaggagtcaaacaacacggctggggtagtggtggctgaaccccctaaaatggcatgcagctcatcatagaagcggcatgtttggggctctgacccagagcggctgttcgcctctctggttttctggtaggcttgcctcagctccttcagtttcacgcggcactgcttcgggtccctgttatggcctctgtccttcatgccctgggagattttcagaaaggttttggcatttcgaaaactggaacggagttctgatagcacggattcctctccccaaacagcgatcagatcccgtacctcccgttcggtccatgctggagctcttttgcgattctgggactccatcatggtcacctgtgctgatgagctctgcatggtcacctgcagcttgccacgctggccaaacaggaaatgagattcaaaagttcgcggttcttttcctgtctacctggccagtgcatctgagttgagagtgctgtccagagcggtcataatggagcactctgggatagctcccggaggccaatactgtttaattgcatccacagtaccccaaattcgagccggcaacgtcgatttcagcgct
This window contains:
- the LOC125636266 gene encoding uncharacterized protein LOC125636266; this translates as MQSSSAQVTMMESQNRKRAPAWTEREVRDLIAVWGEESVLSELRSSFRNAKTFLKISQGMKDRGHNRDPKQCRVKLKELRQAYQKTREANSRSGSEPQTCRFYDELHAILGGSATTTPAVLFDSFNGDGGNTEAGFGDEEDDDEEEVADSSQQASGETGFPDRQELFLTLDLEPVPPEPTQGCLLDPAGGEGTSAACVSMITGSSPSQRLVKLRKKKKRPRDEMFSELMLSSHTDRAQTNAWRQIMSECRKAQNDQEERWRAEESKWRAEERAEAQMWRQHDERRQDSMLRLLQDQTSMLQCMVELQQRQLEHRLPLQPLCNQPPSSPSSIASTPRRPRTRWGGLRPTSHSTTEDCPKKRRQSFNKF